In one Bacillota bacterium genomic region, the following are encoded:
- a CDS encoding YitT family protein, translated as MKKPRRRWKRILLEIAGLIAGTAIMAVSLNMLLVPNRLAAGGTSGLAVILFHLWNVPVGLTIFLTNIPLFVSSYFLLGRKMIQNSFLGMILFSLFSELFLFLPTFTSDLLLASIYGGILLGFGMWIVFGVGGSTGGTALASLLLNRVKGISLGQGLLGTDLLIIVLAALVFGVETAMYATISLFVSSWFVDLLQDGFSLVKVALVITKEKEMITRKIFEDLKRGVTFLEGEGGFTGEKREMIFCVVTRPQVARLKNIVYESDPGAFVIIGNAGETIGEGFKEKEYLKQETGKVL; from the coding sequence ATGAAGAAACCCAGGCGGCGTTGGAAAAGAATATTGCTGGAAATAGCCGGTTTGATAGCGGGGACAGCGATCATGGCCGTGAGCCTGAATATGCTTCTTGTACCCAACCGCCTGGCTGCCGGCGGAACCAGCGGGTTGGCCGTGATTTTATTTCACCTGTGGAATGTGCCCGTGGGGCTGACCATATTCCTGACCAATATTCCTCTGTTCGTCTCTTCCTATTTTCTGCTGGGGCGTAAAATGATACAGAATAGCTTCCTCGGCATGATCCTGTTCTCTTTGTTCTCCGAACTGTTTCTTTTTCTGCCCACGTTCACCTCCGATCTGCTGCTTGCTTCCATTTACGGGGGAATTCTTCTCGGGTTCGGCATGTGGATTGTTTTCGGGGTTGGCGGATCCACCGGGGGGACCGCGCTGGCTTCACTTCTGCTCAACCGGGTCAAGGGTATATCCCTCGGTCAAGGCCTGCTGGGAACCGATCTGCTCATCATCGTTCTGGCCGCCCTGGTTTTCGGTGTGGAGACTGCCATGTATGCAACCATTTCTTTATTTGTGAGCAGCTGGTTTGTTGATCTTCTCCAGGATGGTTTCAGCCTGGTCAAGGTGGCGCTGGTGATCACGAAGGAGAAGGAGATGATTACCCGCAAGATTTTTGAAGACCTGAAACGCGGGGTAACTTTTCTGGAGGGCGAGGGCGGCTTCACAGGGGAAAAAAGGGAGATGATCTTCTGTGTTGTAACCCGTCCCCAGGTGGCCCGCCTGAAAAATATTGTTTACGAGAGCGACCCGGGGGCATTCGTGATCATCGGCAACGCCGGGGAGACGATCGGGGAGGGTTTCAAGGAAAAGGAATATCTGAAGCAGGAAACCGGTAAAGTTTTATAG
- the prfB gene encoding peptide chain release factor 2 (programmed frameshift) gives MVPIFKDLSAELAALNSRYGELRDHFELEKKKDLLVTLNRKSADPSLWEDGGSAKGILQQISTLQEDIEQDQLICKNIEEAEVLLQLVEEGGEAGEIEELLVEAEKQITALKKTLDGLEIKLLFPSPYDDKKAMLSIHPGAGGTESQDWAEMLMRMYMRWAEKEGMEAEVLDLLTGEEAGIKSVTLSINGKYAYGLLQSEKGVHRMVRISPFDAARRRHTSFASVDVIPEVEGEEFAIAAEELRVDTFRARGAGGQHVNTTDSAVRVTHLPTGIVAQCQSDRSQHSNRQQAMRILQARVAEFYRQQQSEELEAIRGEQKSIAWGNQIRSYVFHPFTLVKDHRTDTEIGNIGEVMDGEIDLLQERYLRWKAGSKS, from the exons ATGGTGCCGATATTCAAAGATTTGTCCGCAGAATTGGCGGCATTGAACAGCCGTTATGGAGAATTGAGGGAT CACTTTGAACTTGAAAAGAAGAAGGATCTGCTGGTAACACTGAATCGGAAATCTGCAGATCCGTCTCTCTGGGAAGACGGCGGAAGTGCAAAGGGGATTCTTCAGCAGATCAGCACCCTGCAGGAAGATATCGAACAGGATCAGCTTATTTGCAAAAATATAGAAGAGGCCGAGGTGCTGCTGCAGCTTGTTGAAGAGGGTGGGGAGGCAGGGGAAATTGAAGAACTTCTTGTCGAGGCCGAAAAACAGATAACAGCCCTGAAAAAGACCCTCGATGGCCTGGAGATAAAACTGCTCTTCCCCTCTCCTTACGATGACAAAAAAGCGATGTTATCCATTCACCCCGGGGCCGGCGGAACAGAGTCTCAGGACTGGGCGGAGATGCTGATGAGGATGTACATGCGCTGGGCGGAGAAGGAGGGCATGGAAGCGGAAGTACTGGATCTTCTGACCGGTGAGGAGGCCGGCATCAAGAGTGTAACCCTGTCCATAAACGGGAAATATGCTTACGGCTTGCTGCAATCAGAGAAAGGGGTCCATCGCATGGTGCGGATTTCCCCGTTCGATGCCGCAAGGCGGAGGCATACTTCCTTTGCATCTGTCGATGTTATACCGGAAGTCGAAGGTGAGGAATTTGCCATTGCTGCCGAAGAGCTGCGGGTGGATACATTCAGGGCCCGGGGTGCGGGGGGGCAGCATGTCAACACCACGGACTCTGCGGTGAGGGTGACACACCTGCCTACCGGCATCGTGGCCCAATGCCAGAGTGATCGTTCACAGCATAGCAACCGCCAGCAGGCCATGCGTATCCTCCAGGCCCGCGTGGCCGAATTTTATCGCCAGCAGCAATCGGAAGAACTGGAAGCGATCAGGGGGGAACAGAAATCGATTGCCTGGGGCAACCAGATACGTTCCTACGTTTTTCATCCTTTTACCCTGGTCAAGGATCACCGCACCGACACGGAAATTGGCAACATCGGCGAGGTTATGGACGGGGAGATCGATCTTCTCCAGGAAAGATATCTGCGCTGGAAAGCCGGCAGCAAGTCATAA
- the ilvC gene encoding ketol-acid reductoisomerase yields the protein MVKAYYEQDADLGMLEGKKIAILGYGSQGHAQALNLKDSGVDVVVGLYKESSSRKKAADAGLEVRTVSEAAEEADIIMFLIPDSIQPAVYRREVKPHLKAGKALGFSHGFNILYRQIIPSGEVDVFMIAPKSPGHLLRRMYEEGRGVPALLAVHQDYSGKTKPLALAYAKGIGSTRAGVIETTFQEETETDLFGEQVVLCGGVTALIKASFDMLVEAGYQPEVAYFECLHELKLIVDLIYEGGISRMRYSVSDTAEYGDLTRGPRIIDEGRKEEMRKILQEIQSGAFAREWILENQAGLPMFQMLRDIESRHLLEKVGRELRDMMPWISKEEG from the coding sequence ATGGTCAAAGCTTATTACGAACAGGATGCTGATCTGGGGATGCTGGAAGGGAAAAAAATAGCTATCCTGGGTTACGGCAGCCAGGGGCATGCACAGGCACTCAATCTCAAGGATAGCGGGGTGGATGTGGTCGTGGGATTGTACAAAGAAAGTAGCAGCCGCAAGAAGGCTGCAGACGCCGGGTTGGAGGTCAGGACAGTCTCCGAGGCCGCGGAAGAAGCCGATATCATCATGTTTCTGATTCCGGACAGCATCCAGCCTGCCGTTTATCGCCGTGAGGTGAAACCCCATCTGAAAGCGGGCAAGGCGCTGGGCTTTTCACATGGTTTCAATATCCTTTACCGGCAGATCATTCCTTCCGGGGAGGTCGATGTTTTCATGATTGCCCCCAAGAGCCCCGGCCACCTGCTGAGGAGAATGTACGAGGAAGGCAGGGGTGTGCCGGCCCTCCTGGCGGTTCATCAGGATTACAGCGGTAAAACCAAACCCCTGGCTCTGGCCTATGCCAAGGGGATCGGCTCCACGCGAGCCGGGGTTATCGAGACCACATTCCAGGAAGAGACGGAGACGGATCTTTTCGGGGAGCAGGTGGTTCTCTGCGGCGGGGTTACGGCGTTGATAAAGGCCTCTTTTGATATGCTGGTTGAAGCCGGTTATCAGCCCGAGGTGGCCTATTTCGAGTGTCTGCATGAGCTCAAATTGATCGTGGATCTGATCTATGAAGGGGGAATTTCCCGGATGAGATATTCGGTCAGCGATACAGCCGAGTATGGAGACCTTACTCGCGGTCCGCGCATCATCGATGAAGGCCGGAAAGAAGAGATGCGCAAGATTCTTCAGGAAATCCAATCCGGTGCATTCGCTCGCGAATGGATCCTGGAAAATCAGGCCGGATTGCCCATGTTCCAGATGCTGAGGGATATTGAAAGCCGCCATTTGCTGGAAAAGGTAGGGCGGGAACTCCGCGATATGATGCCCTGGAT
- the raiA gene encoding ribosome-associated translation inhibitor RaiA → MKIYIRGKNIDVTPALEEYAEKKLSKLYKFFEDNTETQVVFSITRQEHTVEVTVLFNSLILRSEETTDDMYASIDLVVDKLEKQVIKYRKKLKRRLRLGDRQLNEQLMLQSEDKDKEEDEPRIVRTKQFILKPMPVEEAILQMNLLSHDFFVFNSAETDAISVLYRRKDGNYGLIEPEF, encoded by the coding sequence ATGAAAATTTATATCAGAGGGAAAAATATTGATGTTACCCCGGCTTTGGAAGAATATGCGGAAAAAAAATTGTCCAAGCTGTACAAATTTTTTGAGGATAATACGGAAACCCAGGTTGTTTTTTCCATCACCCGGCAGGAACATACGGTCGAGGTAACGGTGCTTTTCAACAGTCTGATCCTGCGCTCGGAGGAGACCACCGATGATATGTACGCATCCATCGATCTGGTCGTGGATAAACTTGAAAAACAGGTGATCAAGTACCGTAAAAAATTGAAACGCCGTCTGCGCCTGGGAGACCGCCAGTTGAATGAGCAATTGATGCTTCAAAGCGAAGATAAGGATAAAGAGGAAGACGAACCCAGGATAGTCAGAACCAAACAGTTTATTCTCAAGCCCATGCCTGTCGAGGAAGCTATTTTGCAGATGAATCTTCTCAGCCATGATTTTTTTGTGTTCAACAGTGCGGAGACCGATGCTATCAGTGTCCTCTACCGCCGGAAGGATGGCAATTACGGGCTGATCGAACCGGAATTTTGA